A region of Paenimyroides aestuarii DNA encodes the following proteins:
- a CDS encoding NAD(P)-dependent alcohol dehydrogenase, translated as MATKAYAAFNAVDPLGPHTIERRTLNAKDVFIKIAYCGVCHSDLHTAKSDWGAANYPAVPGHEIVGRVEAVGSEVSKFKVGDIVGVGCMVESCQHCHSCGEGLEQYCENGFTGTYNSKNSKYGGITYGGYSENIVVEEDFVLNVPTNLPLENVAPLLCAGITTWSPLRHWNVKKGDKVGVIGLGGLGHMGVKFAKAMGAHVVMITTSEAKGEDAMKLGADEVLISKDAEQMKQHAYSFDFLLNTIPVTHDVNPYLLLLKLDKTMCMVGAIEPFPIHGGVLITKRRNIAGSLIGGIKETQEMLDFCGEHGIVSEVEVINMHDINEAYVRMQQSDVKYRFVIDMKSL; from the coding sequence ATGGCAACAAAAGCTTATGCAGCCTTTAATGCGGTAGATCCGCTGGGCCCACATACCATAGAACGAAGAACATTAAACGCAAAAGACGTTTTTATAAAAATAGCATATTGCGGCGTTTGCCACAGCGATTTGCATACGGCAAAATCAGATTGGGGGGCCGCGAATTATCCGGCTGTTCCGGGGCATGAAATTGTTGGTAGAGTAGAAGCTGTGGGCAGTGAAGTATCAAAATTTAAAGTGGGCGATATTGTAGGTGTTGGTTGCATGGTAGAATCGTGCCAACATTGCCATTCGTGCGGTGAAGGTTTAGAACAATATTGCGAAAACGGTTTTACCGGAACTTACAATTCTAAAAATTCTAAATACGGTGGCATCACTTACGGTGGATATTCAGAAAACATTGTAGTGGAAGAAGATTTTGTGTTAAACGTGCCAACCAATCTTCCGTTAGAAAATGTTGCACCTTTATTGTGTGCCGGTATCACAACTTGGTCGCCACTGCGTCATTGGAACGTAAAAAAAGGCGATAAAGTAGGCGTGATTGGTTTAGGAGGTTTGGGGCACATGGGCGTGAAGTTTGCCAAAGCAATGGGCGCACATGTGGTGATGATTACCACATCTGAAGCAAAAGGCGAAGATGCCATGAAATTGGGAGCAGATGAGGTGTTGATTTCTAAAGATGCCGAGCAGATGAAGCAGCACGCATACAGTTTTGATTTTCTTTTGAACACCATTCCAGTAACGCATGATGTAAATCCGTATTTATTGTTGTTAAAGCTCGATAAAACCATGTGTATGGTCGGAGCCATTGAACCGTTCCCGATTCACGGTGGTGTGTTGATAACCAAACGCAGAAATATAGCCGGATCATTAATCGGCGGAATAAAAGAAACACAAGAAATGCTTGATTTTTGTGGCGAACACGGCATTGTTTCAGAAGTAGAAGTAATCAATATGCACGATATCAATGAAGCTTATGTGCGCATGCAGCAGTCCGATGTGAAATATCGTTTTGTAATTGACATGAAATCGTTGTAG